Part of the Salminus brasiliensis chromosome 2, fSalBra1.hap2, whole genome shotgun sequence genome, AGGGCAGAGGAAGATGCTCAGACCACACCATTCGCTATGCTGGAGCCCACTGAGCCTGCTGAAAACACTGAAGGCCTGAGCACAGGGAGCTCTGCTCAGCCTGTGTCCGAGACACCACTGACAACAAAGGAAGATGAAGCTCAAAAGGGGATCACCACCTCCAGAGACATGATGGAGACCCCAGGCTCAGGCATGGGGGAGCCACCTAACGATGTTGCACACACCCCGGACACCACAACATACCCTGCGTACGTGGAGACCTCTGAGAGTAAGGCAGCTTTCTTTCCAGGCTTCAGTAAGAATCTTTGAAGAGTCACATTTGAATAAACTTCTCAGAAGTTTAAATGCCTTCcaaacagcatgtaaaaaaaaatgtagggtAGAACTTTTATTTGAAGACCCTGTGTAATAGATGTTCAGAACCCTTTGTGGCACCTTTTAAGAGTATGTACGTGAAGGATTTGCTTTATAAGTATACTGTACCAGTGACTGTAGGGACAAGTGTACCAAAATAACTGGCaccttttaatatatatatattttttatttttgattagGAATAAATGtgcacttttttattattattattttttaagggATTAaaattgatgtaaaggttctgcacACTCGGCTCATTttcacaaatggttctttatgaaaccaaatttttttttctgtgtaatttaaaaataattgcaGCTGCTAAGTTGTTTCAGAGTGTAGCTCCTGAAGTCTTAAAAGCTCCAAGATCCCTGCAGTTTAATGGGCTAAATGTGCTGCATTGTGCTTGGCAGAGGTACATGACTCTCCTCTTGCTTACAATTACAGCAAAGTTAAGTCCAAAGCCCCCTCTGCTGTTGGAGGAAAAGTTTGAAGATGCTTCAACAGGTGGCTCTCTGCAATCAGCATGAGCCAAGCATGTTGACACACGCCCCCTGCTGTTCAGCAGGAACTATTCACAGGAAAGCCTAGTTAGATCATTCATATGCAAACCAACTTGATGGATTAAATTCTTAATGCTGCCTTATTATGCAGTCTAAGCCAAATGACTAATAAATGCAGTTCCAATATGCATTACAttcctttcatttgttttgttttccagtTAAACACATTTTGCACAAGAAAGATGGAAatggagaatttttttttttttgccagtaaACCATTCATTTTGTTGACATAATAAAATAACCATACATTTGTGTTCTGCATCTCATCAACCTGTCTATCAAGGTGACTTTTGGTCAGAGTCTACAGATGTGAACAGTAGGATGATGAATCCACCAGCAGAGGACAAGTCAAACAGTGGCTCATCAGGtacatacaaacacaacatGCAGTTAATAAACTAACAAACTAAAACAGCCATGTTTAGtaatacattataataaatGTCCTTTACCTCAATGTCATTTTGGCAGAATTTCTCCTTATAGAAATGGTGCGCTATACAGTGACGCCTGATTAAAATATCCAAAACACTGAATAGTTtagctattaaaaaaaatgacctgACTCGAAACATGAAGTGGCATAAAATGATCTTCTCTCTAAACACTCAAGTTGGCAGGAATGCTCAAGTAGAACGTTGATGCCAAAACttgatctttctcttttctcctctgaCAGATTGGCTGGTCATCGTGCTTGTGATTGTGGCTGTTGCTGCCATTATTCTTCTCTGTGCTGCTGTGGCAACACGGAAACGGTACACCCTGTCCATATCAGTAGTGTCAACAAACTACTTTCCCTTCTCTTAAAGCTCAAAacttatatattttgtatattgtaTTTTGAATTGCAGGACTTTTTATTACTCTAATATGTTGGTCACTTAACCAGGTGGTGTGCATATAGTGGTTGTAGGCTGCAGTTCTGGACTCCCATTGCCCCTGCACACTCCTATTTTCCTTGTTCTAGCACTACTAATTAAGCTCAATAGGAGCTTGATGGTAGCTTGACTGTTTTTCATGAAACGGCAACATTCCAAATTGAACAAATCAGTATATAGATGTTTATGGACACGCTGTCTATTAAATGCacacagctactttaagttgcacccatcgctgacacatTTACAttgctgtaaatgtgtgtgcgcacacagcttgtctagtccctgtagagaagtagtgccaatagGACTAGCTCTGGAGcatttgcaatcaaatcctcaccgcaatgctccaaaatctagtaaaacgCCTTCCCTGGAGGActgtagacagttactccaacggaAGCAGactaaaaaacaaatgaatacgcttgatttcagaataaaccgtgaataagcaggtgtcttttgtccatataatgtaaatacagaGGAATTAAAGCTAAAGCTTTGATATAAAAAATTAACTTGATTAATTAGTGCAATTATGAATATTGCACCCCCCCTTCTTTGAATGAACAGTAATGTATGTATGGGGATCTGAGTGTCTGCTGTTATTCCTTAGGTGGTGTGGTAAGAGCCAGACTCTGATGATCACCTCAAAGAGCAGCAGTGAAGGCAACGGAGCAGCAGCCTCAGTGGCCAGCTCACGTGCccaggagagagagcaagagatggTGACTCTCATGAACAAAGAAAAGATCCAGGAGAACGGCAACACTGAGGAGTTCACGGTCATCACTCTGGAGGAGTcgccagagaagaaccaacaaGCATGAGCGGGTGGGAAatgcagacagagagtgagatagaaagGTAGGGTTTTAGGAATGGAGGTTTGAATTTTGCCTAAAGAGGGAAAGAAGCTGGGTGGTTTTGCACATGGGTAGACTGTCCTGGAAAGCAAAGGGACCCCTCATAGTGCTTGTGAGATGAGGATGGGAGTGTCGGCAAGGATGGggattttatctttttttttttttttttttttttttttttttttttttttttaaatactgttcTTGTTTCCCCATATCAAATTGGACAGCCCAACAATAGCTTTAATTTAAACATCAGGCAAAAAGAAAATGCAGCCATTCTTTACATTCCGACAAAGGAGAGAACCTCTCCTGTATTTCAAACTGAGGCTGCTCATGGTGGCCTTATGGTAAAGGTCAAGTCTGTATGAACTTAGCCTGAAATGTACATGAATTCACCAAACCTAAGCTTACAGAGATGAGAGAAAGAGTCCCAAAACGAGCACTTAACAGGCAGATCATAACTAGGCAAGTAATGCTGTCTACATACACCACAAGCTACCAGAAGCGAACACCATGCTTTTCGACTCTCACTGTACTCTGGGTGCCAGATTTCACACTGGTTTTATTGCAGAAATCTTATTTCCTTTGACAATCTATTTTTAAATGATGCTCCGCACATCATGCTTTGATGGGACGTTATTCAAATCTACACTTACTGAGATGGGGAAATTCCTTAAAATTTTACTGTAATATTAGGGTATACAGTGTTGGGTGGGGGATTGGGGAGGGGGTTGTAAAGCTGTAAATAATGGTCATTTACGTGCGGGCATATTGCTGGACATTCTCTTCCGTaggagacaagaaaaaaaacaaatagcaAGCAATTGCAGAAGACTGCCTATGGCTAGGTTTGTCATTTTGAGTGGACAGGGATGCAGCCCGCTGATGTACGTTTTTAAAGTCGTTATGCATCTTGTCTTTCTTTCCATAATAaacttgtgtgttttgtttgttttctgtggaTAGGGATGTATAaggtcttttattttttttcttctaaatgaGCAAGATGTTACTACTTTAAtttatgttttttcttcttctttttttgtgtgtgtgtgtatatataccatTGCTTGTTTATCATAGATTTTAAATCTTGACGTCTGCAGAATAGATCTATTCTAAACATTCCTTCAGCCATCTTTCTCTTACTGCCACATTAATTGCCTTAATCGGGTTAAATCTAAGCTCATTTTGGGTCCTGTTGATGTGATGTGTAAGAACCACCCACTGATTGGTTTGTATTTGAAAAAACTCAATTATGGTATTAAAGGACATGCTGGGAGAACTGTGGTCCAAGAAACACTATTGTTTATTCATGCAATGTCACTCTGTAATTCATATGCTATTTACAATGCTTTTCACTTTTAAGTATATTTTGGTTTTAAAAGTACCCCTAACAGTGTGATCTTTAGTCCCAATAATGCAGGACATGTTCCTGGAGTGGTTTTGTTTCTTAGAAAGCTTTGTGTCCTGCAGTGCCCCCAGTGGTGCAAAGCAAATTTACAGTAGTCCATACATAAGCTTTTGTATTTGCTTTGgctctttaattttttttctagaTTTTTCCTCCTGTTTGTGACCTGAATCTCTTGGACTAGTTCAGTTTGAGAAAGATTAGCATATGAGCATTAGTAGTAGTGATAGGAGTATGTGTCATGAGTAAGTAACAAATGATTGTCAATTACCAAAATCAGTTTGTCCTGGCTGGAATAAAAGGAATAGATGTGTCCttcgtttttttggtttttattcatttatgaaATTGGAGACAATGAAGCACACTGCAGTGGAAAGACTTGGAGACAAACTTGGAAGTGGGGGGGTGTGAGTGGGGGAAATCGCATTTCTTTAAAGCAGGAGGGTGTGCAGTTGCCATGGCATCCAAGTCATGATGGAGGAGGATATTAATTCTCCAACCCAGTGTGAAGAGACAATGGGGGAGATGTGAGCCATTTTTAGAGGGAAGAACAgggtctttttattcttgcttgtGTTCTTGCGTATTTGAATTCACTCTGTTTGCTATGGGATGACCAAAGCAATGCATGTTGTGCTTGTAGGTCTGAATAAAATTGGCAATCttaattttggaccatttttaGGACCTTAAGATCGGATTGCTCAAATGTCAGATCTCAGGAAAGATGTACTCAAAATGTATGATCATGGATTCATAGTGATTCAGAACAACTAAGAACTACCATTGTTCTGGGTTTCATAAAGGACCAGGGTTGAAATTCTGGACATTTCTTCTCTATACATTTCCAAACAGAGTCCCACAAGAGCTCAATGTCCATGTGTTCTCTGTCCCCTGAACTTCCGTTGTCCTCAACAATCTCCATCCCTTGATGAGCAGTGTGTCTTTTTGGATTATTCTGTtggaatatttaataataatgttatgatTATTTACCAGAATTAGTGCAATAGTTAACAGTAGTGAAGACTGACTCTTCCTTAATGGATCCATACAAATAAGAATACTCTTGCTGTTCAATAAATCTAGCTGCTTCATTCTATAGTAAAAAGTGCTGTTCCAACAATAATGAAAGCTCAATGGCGCAACagcaaacataaaaacacaatgaCTGATGGCCTGATCATTTTATTGTACATTGTTTTATGTATTATAAAGGTTGCATATGATTTACAATAACTGAACATACAATTCATACACTTAACATAAACTGCATGCAATTCAGACAAAGCAATTCAAGCAAACACTGACTGACTACCGATTGTGGTTCTTATactaacaaataattaaaagaaCAGCATATTAGAACAAATGTAAATTAGGGTGACCATATGTCCTCTTTCCTGGACATGACCTCTTTATGGGATCAGAAACGTGCATCCTGTTTTCTAAGTTGTCTAAAATATCTGGGATTTTGCATCAGCATTTGATATACCCAGCTGATTTTTACAGCTGTAAACACATCTCTTTAAGTCCTGCCTTCTTACCTCCACTATTGGTctatatgtacctgcatctacattaaCCATTGATCggactgcttaagtcccgccttcttacctccactattggtctacatgtaccttcATCTACAttaaccattggtcaaactggctAAGTCCTGctttctcaccaccactattggtctttTTGTACCTGCTGCTTCATCAATCATCatcaaactgcttcccaccagTCGATTAACCACAGTCTAAACATT contains:
- the cd44b gene encoding uncharacterized protein cd44b; protein product: MWIVLCLGLTFGLLASSWASSSQDVKVRGCSHLGVFYVQGHARHSLNFTEAQQLCEDLGATLASAAQVQAAYATGLEICRYGWISDGNTTIVRQQSNTLCRAGQTGVIIFKPVETHYDAFCFDDTDLSDKNCTRAVNLNSTVDPVQPKNPATTLPPLTNYVTEKNQTEDPSDELVSTDQEDPTDLPDTFSNATTASLSGLPRAEEDAQTTPFAMLEPTEPAENTEGLSTGSSAQPVSETPLTTKEDEAQKGITTSRDMMETPGSGMGEPPNDVAHTPDTTTYPAYVETSESDFWSESTDVNSRMMNPPAEDKSNSGSSDWLVIVLVIVAVAAIILLCAAVATRKRWCGKSQTLMITSKSSSEGNGAAASVASSRAQEREQEMVTLMNKEKIQENGNTEEFTVITLEESPEKNQQA